Proteins encoded together in one Salvelinus fontinalis isolate EN_2023a chromosome 6, ASM2944872v1, whole genome shotgun sequence window:
- the lrit3a gene encoding leucine-rich repeat, immunoglobulin-like domain and transmembrane domain-containing protein 3a: MHLLLYAYVFLCCFSVAHSFCPSQCTCVYHGQSDGTGTRSVLCNDPDMSDIPVNVPVDTVKLRVEKTGVRRIPTEAFYYLNDLRYLWITYNSISSVDAAAFYNLKVLHELRLDGNLISTFPWESLKEMPSLRTLDLHNNRLTSVAMEAIPYLVNITYLDISSNKLTTLSSDLVDIWPPFNGMHVYSSLSQKVVLGLQDNPWICDCRISKLIELSKMSDTSVVLMDQFLSCSGPENLAGVMFQRAELDQCLKPSVMMSATKITASLGSNVLLRCDATGYPTPTLIWTTSDGSPVNNTVVQESPGEGVRWSIISLNGISYKDDGEYSCKAKNFAGNAEAAISLSVAGYVATTMPPQRSNGEAGGNSPSTTSSAPSTDFPNSPSTLITTTTPATTTLPPVPTKKKLMPSNVQQKAPPKPSKIQQGSDRMLAADQSKKKDASKSVQDLEIMEETADSAVLLWTADGLTSDAPLTVVYSTYDDEDDSKRTMDTDAGSGKVLLEGLTSGMRYQVCLVAKGSAAGIDPCINFFTLDIVEDDDENQLLMIISGIACAVALPVIGLLVYKILSLYCQSSVPGLDDELSKDTYVKFETLSMKQRTLNANPSELWAHRQTEESQERMLLFSRSSIDSQITYRSDSSRSEFLC; encoded by the exons ATGCATCTTCTTCTCTACGCCTATGTCTTCCTGTGCTGCTTCAGTGTggcccattcattctgtccttccCAGTGTACCTGTGTTTACCATGGACAGAGTGATGGAACGGGGACCAG ATCTGTGCTGTGTAATGACCCAGACATGTCCGACATCCCCGTAAATGTCCCTGTGGATACGGTCAAACTGCGGGTAGAGAAGACAGGTGTGAGGCGCATCCCCACCGAGGCCTTCTACTACCTGAACGACCTGCGCTACCTGTGGATCACCTACAACTCTATCTCCTCTGTGGACGCCGCCGCCTTCTACAACCTCAAGGTCCTCCACGAACTGCGGCTGGATGGGAACCTGATCTCCACCTTCCCCTGGGAGTCCCTAAAGGAGATGCCTAGTCTGAGGACGCTGGATCTTCACAACAACCGCTTGACCAGCGTTGCCATGGAGGCTATCCCGTACCTGGTCAACATCACCTACCTGGATATCTCCAGCAACAAGTTGACCACCCTGTCTTCGGACCTCGTGGATATCTGGCCGCCGTTCAATGGAATGCACGTCTACTCCAGCTTGTCCCAGAAAGTGGTGCTCG GTCTTCAGGACAACCCGTGGATCTGCGACTGCAGGATCTCCAAGCTGATCGAGCTCTCCAAAATGTCTGACACATCAGTGGTACTAATGGATCAGTTCCTGTCTTGCAGTGGGCCTGAGAACCTGGCCGGGGTTATGTTCCAAAGGGCGGAGCTGGACCAATGTCTCAAGCCGTCTGTCATGATGTCAGCCACCAAGATTACGGCCTCGTTGGGCAGCAATGTGCTTCTGCGCTGTGATGCCACGGGTTACCCCACACCTACCCTAATCTGGACCACTTCAGATGGCTCACCTGTCAACAACACAG TTGTCCAGGAGTCTCCAGGAGAAGGTGTCCGATGGTCCATCATCAGCCTAAATGGGATCTCGTACAAAGACGACGGGGAGTACAGCTGCAAGGCTAAGAACTTTGCCGGTAATGCAGAGGCTGCCATCAGCCTGTCTGTGGCAGGTTATGTCGCTACAACCATGCCCCCACAGAGGTCCAATGGAGAGGCTGGAGGGAATAGCCCATCCACAACATCCTCTGCTCCGTCAACTGACTTCCCCAACTCCCCTAGCACCCTgattaccaccaccaccccagccACGACCACACTGCCACCCGTTCCCACCAAGAAGAAACTCATGCCCAGCAATGTGCAGCAGAAAGCCCCACCCAAACCATCCAAGATCCAGCAAGGCAGCGACAGGATGCTGGCGGCGGATCAGAGCAAAAAGAAGGACGCTTCCAAGTCCGTCCAAGATCTCGAGATCATGGAGGAAACGGCGGACAGCGCGGTTCTACTCTGGACGGCAGACGGTTTGACGAGCGATGCCCCTCTCACCGTTGTGTACTCTACTTACGACGATGAGGATGACTCCAAAAGGACAATGGATACCGATGCCGGGAGTGGCAAGGTCCTCCTCGAAGGCTTAACTTCTGGAATGAGGTACCAGGTTTGTCTGGTTGCCAAGGGAAGTGCGGCAGGGATAGACCCCTGCATCAACTTCTTCACCCTGGACATTGTTGAGGACGATGACGAGAACCAGCTGCTGATGATCATCAGCGGCATTGCCTGCGCCGTGGCTTTACCTGTCATCGGTCTGCTGGTTTACAAGATCCTCTCACTCTACTGCCAGAGCAGTGTGCCAGGTTTGGACGACGAGCTGTCTAAAGACACATATGTGAAGTTCGAAACACTGTCGATGAAGCAGAGGACCTTGAACGCTAATCCCAGTGAATTGTGGGCCCACAGGCAGACCGAGGAGTCCCAAGAGAGGATGCTCCTCTTCTCCAGGTCCAGCATTGACTCACAAATAACATACAGGAGTGACAGTTCCAGGTCAGAATTTCTGTGCTAG
- the gpm6aa gene encoding glycoprotein M6Aa has protein sequence MEEDMDEGQTQKGCLECCIKCLGGIPYPSLIATILLYAGVALFCGCGHEALSGTVTILQNYFEVVRGPVDSLDVFTMIDIIKYVIYGIASAFFVYGILLMVEGFFTSGAIKDLYGDFKITTCGRCVSAWFIMLTYIFMLAWLGVTAFTSLPVFIYFNIWTICQNATTLEGVTLCLDPRQYGIVPVGEGKTVCTGSDKFYKMCESNELDMTFHLFVCSLAGAGAAVIAMIHYLMVLSANWAYVKDACRMQKYEDTKSKEEQELHDIHSTRSKERLNAYT, from the exons GATGcctggagtgctgcatcaaatgcctGGGCGGCATCCCGTACCCGTCGCTTATTGCTACCATCCTGTTGTACGCCGGGGTGGCGCTGTTCTGCGGCTGCGGGCACGAGGCCCTCTCTGGGACCGTCACCATCCTGCAGAACTACTTTGAGGTGGTCAGAGGACCCGTGGATTCCCTTGACGTGTTCACCAT GATTGACATCATTAAGTATGTGATCTATGGCATCGCCTCAGCGTTCTTTGTCTACGGCATTCTGTTGATGGTGGAGGGCTTCTTTACCAGCGGAGCCATTAAGGACCTTTATGGAGACTTCAAGATCACCACCTGTGGACGTTGCGTCAGTGCTTGG TTCATCATGCTGACGTACATCTTCATGCTGGCTTGGCTCGGGGTGACTGCGTTCACCTCCCTCCCCGTCTTCATCTACTTCAACATCTGGACCATTTGCCAAAACGCCACCACCCTGGAGGGAGTCACTCTGTGCCTGGACCCGCGCCAGTATG GTATTGTGccagttggggaggggaagactGTATGTACTGGATCTGACAAGTTTTACAAAATGTGTGAATCAAATGAG CTGGACATGACATTCCACCTGTTCGTTTGTTCCCTGGCTGGTGCTGGAGCTGCTGTCATTGCTATG ATCCACTACCTGATGGTGCTGTCAGCCAACTGGGCCTACGTGAAGGACGCGTGCAGGATGCAGAAGTACGAGGACACCAAGtccaaggaggagcaggagctcCACGACATCCACTCCACCCGCTCCAAGGAGCGTCTCAACGCCTACACATAA